A window of Cohnella herbarum contains these coding sequences:
- a CDS encoding DNA-binding response regulator, with translation MDFETAYTHFLERHKKARRGESLRRLVEGHGHGEKLLLENVWWPAFQNFDNLYPEHEVSDFKDGIRFLDYAFLLDHVMLDIEFNGFNSHAKDISRTKFSDNLMRQNHLILDGWKVLRFSFDDVVERPRMCQQILQQFMGRWVYGKNTDQIVRLSAEERDILRLGLRRSSKLVVSEVCTHLHIGDKKARKLLHGLLDQNLLLPPTNIQPQQIKFYRVSPSVSLDLLGI, from the coding sequence ATGGATTTCGAAACTGCTTACACGCATTTCTTAGAGAGACACAAGAAAGCTAGGCGCGGAGAAAGCTTGAGAAGGCTAGTTGAAGGGCATGGGCATGGTGAGAAGTTGTTGCTCGAAAATGTATGGTGGCCTGCGTTCCAGAACTTTGACAACTTATATCCAGAACATGAAGTCAGCGATTTTAAGGATGGCATTCGATTCTTGGATTACGCATTCTTGTTAGATCATGTCATGCTTGATATTGAATTTAATGGGTTTAATTCTCATGCCAAAGACATTAGTCGTACGAAGTTCTCGGACAACCTCATGCGACAGAATCATCTCATCCTTGATGGTTGGAAAGTCCTTCGCTTTTCCTTTGATGATGTTGTTGAACGACCTCGCATGTGCCAGCAGATACTGCAACAGTTCATGGGCCGCTGGGTTTATGGTAAAAATACAGATCAAATCGTTAGGCTATCAGCAGAGGAAAGGGATATTCTAAGACTCGGATTACGCCGCTCCAGCAAACTGGTCGTTTCAGAAGTGTGTACGCATCTCCATATTGGCGACAAAAAAGCTCGCAAACTGCTGCATGGTCTCCTTGATCAGAACCTGCTTCTTCCACCAACCAACATACAACCCCAACAAATCAAATTTTACCGCGTGAGTCCATCTGTAAGTCTCGATTTATTAGGCATTTGA
- a CDS encoding acyltransferase, protein MERRAKLTEIDIVRGIAILGVLMVHSTSFATVDMKEASVYGVYNFLNIFSKIGTTSFILLSSFVLFYNYYPQPLTVQRFKKFYRNRLLYIVVPYLIFSAVYFLLRWYQNGFAWEISEMWPSFWSKVWRGQAYTHLYFVFISIQLYLLFPILLLLMKRFKWLAASAVFVGVALQWAFFLYNREYWQVTNRGSWSPTYFGQYFLGAWLGIYFDRIKSWLIIAKENITKSKVTVWIVLWAAWLASGIAYVNIFYNARLHGTRYSNALYDGLWDIYTMLTPLVLIQVAFLIGGRMTSSFWVGRLRHLGIVSFGVYLFHPLVLLVYRKYPLTSGGTMVHHAWYAGGFLCALIISWIVVTALSRLTGWSWLLFGSVPAQLKSAGEAKRPTEPTTSSPSASA, encoded by the coding sequence ATGGAACGTCGCGCAAAATTAACGGAAATCGATATCGTTCGTGGGATCGCCATCCTCGGCGTGCTAATGGTCCATTCCACTTCGTTCGCTACGGTGGATATGAAGGAAGCTAGCGTGTACGGGGTATATAATTTTCTAAATATCTTTTCAAAAATAGGGACGACCTCGTTCATCCTGTTAAGCAGCTTTGTCCTCTTCTACAACTATTATCCGCAACCGCTCACGGTTCAGCGTTTTAAGAAATTTTACCGCAACCGGTTGTTATATATCGTTGTGCCTTATTTGATTTTTTCGGCCGTTTACTTCTTGCTCCGATGGTATCAGAACGGCTTCGCTTGGGAAATTTCCGAGATGTGGCCTAGCTTCTGGAGTAAAGTATGGAGAGGCCAAGCCTATACGCATTTGTATTTTGTGTTCATCAGCATTCAGTTATACCTGTTGTTCCCGATTTTGCTGCTCCTAATGAAACGTTTCAAGTGGCTGGCGGCTTCGGCTGTCTTTGTTGGCGTTGCACTACAGTGGGCGTTTTTCCTTTACAACAGAGAGTATTGGCAGGTCACTAACCGCGGCAGTTGGTCGCCGACTTACTTCGGGCAGTATTTCCTCGGGGCATGGCTCGGTATTTACTTCGATCGGATTAAATCGTGGCTGATCATCGCGAAGGAAAATATAACGAAATCCAAAGTTACCGTATGGATTGTTCTATGGGCGGCATGGCTGGCTTCCGGAATTGCTTACGTTAATATTTTCTATAACGCGCGACTTCATGGGACCCGTTACAGTAATGCCTTGTATGACGGGCTTTGGGATATCTATACGATGCTCACGCCGCTCGTTCTCATTCAAGTTGCTTTTCTGATCGGCGGACGGATGACATCCTCCTTCTGGGTCGGAAGACTTCGCCACTTGGGAATCGTCTCGTTCGGCGTATACTTGTTCCACCCGTTGGTGTTATTGGTATATAGGAAATATCCACTGACAAGCGGCGGGACGATGGTCCATCATGCTTGGTATGCCGGCGGATTCCTCTGCGCGTTGATCATCTCGTGGATCGTCGTAACGGCTCTTAGCCGATTGACCGGTTGGTCTTGGCTGTTGTTCGGCAGCGTTCCTGCCCAATTGAAGTCAGCCGGCGAAGCGAAAAGACCGACCGAACCGACGACTTCATCGCCTTCGGCTTCTGCCTAA
- a CDS encoding ComF family protein has protein sequence MRLHISTWFAPSGLPCPICGRNAQQTDSGAVAIPIQHGEPRRILSALCFSCRRSIPWIIHPVCRICGRAERCEDCIRRQHRSYSISRCAVRYDNQMRDWLALYKYRGNEGVESVLAAMLAFAYERLCLSTSASFDAITSVPLAPERLLDRGYNQAERLAQRLAEWYGLNYHPMLLRLRHTEKQSLKTRRSRVTDMRGNFAAVSSDLFSGKILLVDDVYTTGSTLDECARILKKASQTNDSTEIYGLLWARS, from the coding sequence ATGCGATTACATATCAGTACATGGTTTGCCCCGAGCGGATTACCCTGTCCCATATGCGGACGAAACGCTCAACAAACGGATTCAGGCGCAGTAGCAATACCTATCCAGCACGGAGAGCCCCGGAGGATTCTATCCGCTTTATGCTTCTCCTGCAGACGGTCGATCCCATGGATCATTCATCCGGTTTGCCGAATATGCGGCAGGGCGGAACGCTGCGAGGATTGTATACGAAGACAGCATCGTAGCTATTCCATCAGCCGGTGCGCCGTTCGTTACGACAATCAGATGAGGGATTGGCTGGCTCTCTACAAATATCGCGGTAACGAGGGGGTCGAGTCCGTACTTGCGGCTATGCTTGCTTTTGCTTACGAGCGGCTTTGCCTAAGTACATCCGCTAGTTTCGATGCGATCACTTCCGTGCCGTTGGCGCCCGAACGATTGTTGGACAGGGGATACAACCAGGCGGAACGATTAGCGCAGCGATTGGCCGAATGGTATGGGCTGAACTACCATCCGATGCTCCTGCGTCTCCGTCACACCGAGAAACAAAGTCTCAAAACTCGTCGAAGCCGCGTCACAGACATGAGAGGCAATTTCGCGGCCGTCTCGTCAGATTTATTTTCCGGAAAAATCCTTCTCGTAGACGATGTTTATACGACCGGAAGTACTCTCGACGAGTGCGCGCGGATCTTAAAAAAAGCTTCCCAAACGAATGACTCCACGGAAATTTACGGACTTCTATGGGCGAGATCATAG
- a CDS encoding helicase-related protein — translation MKVVLYAVQTRIGCRALLSVAWEVDQEYWSSKADLMIRARELVPLGMADRACKLLNARWDKESSPVGKQVDETNSDWVEVFGQAVGIAWAGFNHEGGGSPEIVQVKSMITRPKVARELAEAARLAGELLAGRSLLKEEATQLLASVSSIATADPLAVLQQASLAGALQLAAAVAPLPAAPPQSGFRGWASRLRLARLYGPGGKPSRPEELICGRCGSGRDKLRRTPCAACGQACAYCEACLAMGRSRECELLVIGVPRQGAEQSRLSVASRNAGHSRSFFSAPQGSVQSYLPVVLSNASQSPSSLSAPQLADPSRLSEPSRNAALSPDSFSAHNNARSAQNVSLPTSNETTPNLTDRWGLSPAQSDAAAKALAYLNAPYETRIGHSFLLWAVTGAGKTEMIFPLLEAVLARGGRALVATPRRDVVLELAPRLAKAFPHYERVVLYGGSADRWENGALTLATTHQLMRFQEAFDLVLIDELDAFPYHNDAMLHYAADKCRKKRGTTVLLSATPPLPLQRAAAKGRLPNARVPVRYHRHPLPVPQRVTLASVTDMLRKQNLPPKLVKPLQHSIQRGAQIFLFVPYVKQVEPIVQLLRRYAQQLRISPLAISGTSSKDEVRTEKVVSFREHAIQLLVTTTILERGVTIPKSDVYILDAHNRLFDAASLVQMAGRAGRSAADPYGGVFFGAPEWTSSQRGAIRQINEMNGLAKRRGYFTPSLEPDPVR, via the coding sequence ATGAAGGTTGTTCTTTATGCGGTTCAAACGAGGATAGGATGCAGGGCGTTGCTATCGGTTGCTTGGGAGGTGGATCAGGAATATTGGAGCAGCAAGGCCGATCTGATGATAAGGGCAAGAGAACTTGTGCCGCTGGGGATGGCTGATCGGGCATGCAAATTGCTGAATGCGCGTTGGGATAAGGAATCGAGTCCGGTTGGAAAACAAGTCGACGAAACGAACTCGGATTGGGTGGAAGTATTCGGACAGGCGGTTGGAATTGCATGGGCTGGCTTCAATCATGAGGGAGGGGGCTCACCTGAGATCGTACAAGTGAAATCTATGATTACGCGCCCGAAAGTTGCGAGAGAGCTCGCGGAGGCAGCCCGCTTGGCCGGAGAGCTCCTTGCAGGTCGCTCCCTGCTGAAGGAAGAAGCGACTCAACTGCTTGCCAGCGTTTCGTCCATTGCGACGGCGGATCCTCTCGCCGTCCTGCAGCAAGCTTCGCTTGCCGGAGCCCTGCAGCTCGCCGCTGCCGTGGCCCCTCTCCCGGCCGCTCCGCCGCAAAGCGGCTTCCGCGGTTGGGCTTCGCGGCTGCGCCTCGCTCGCCTCTACGGGCCGGGCGGCAAGCCTAGCCGGCCCGAAGAGCTGATCTGCGGCCGCTGCGGTAGCGGCAGGGATAAGCTGCGACGCACGCCTTGCGCCGCCTGCGGACAAGCCTGCGCTTATTGCGAGGCTTGTTTAGCGATGGGGCGCAGCCGCGAATGCGAGCTGCTCGTCATTGGCGTGCCGCGGCAGGGTGCTGAGCAATCGCGTCTGTCCGTGGCTTCGCGTAACGCTGGACACTCACGTAGCTTTTTTTCCGCGCCGCAAGGCTCTGTGCAATCGTATCTGCCCGTTGTTCTAAGCAACGCCTCACAATCGCCCAGCTCATTATCCGCGCCGCAACTCGCCGATCCATCACGTCTGTCCGAGCCTTCGCGTAATGCTGCCCTATCGCCTGACTCTTTTTCCGCGCACAACAATGCACGTTCCGCACAAAATGTTTCCCTCCCCACCTCCAATGAAACCACCCCAAACCTCACCGATCGCTGGGGACTAAGCCCCGCCCAAAGCGACGCAGCCGCCAAAGCGCTAGCTTATCTGAACGCTCCGTACGAAACACGGATAGGCCATTCTTTCCTGCTCTGGGCAGTCACGGGCGCCGGCAAAACCGAAATGATATTTCCGCTGCTGGAAGCGGTGCTTGCCCGGGGCGGGCGGGCGCTGGTGGCGACCCCTCGCAGAGATGTCGTGCTCGAGCTTGCGCCAAGGCTTGCTAAAGCTTTTCCGCATTACGAACGCGTCGTCCTGTATGGAGGAAGCGCCGATCGCTGGGAGAATGGGGCACTAACGCTGGCCACGACGCATCAATTAATGCGGTTTCAGGAAGCATTCGACCTCGTGTTGATCGATGAGTTGGATGCGTTCCCCTATCATAACGATGCCATGCTTCACTACGCGGCGGACAAATGCCGCAAGAAAAGAGGCACCACCGTCCTGCTCAGCGCGACTCCTCCTTTACCCTTACAGCGGGCGGCAGCCAAGGGACGACTCCCGAATGCGAGAGTCCCGGTGAGATATCACCGCCATCCCTTGCCGGTACCGCAACGCGTCACCCTCGCGTCGGTCACCGATATGCTTCGCAAACAAAACTTGCCGCCGAAGCTAGTTAAACCACTTCAACATTCTATCCAGCGCGGCGCGCAAATTTTTCTGTTCGTTCCCTACGTCAAACAAGTCGAACCGATCGTCCAGCTTCTTCGGCGCTACGCCCAACAGCTTCGGATTTCGCCGCTAGCCATATCGGGCACCTCCTCCAAAGACGAAGTACGCACGGAAAAAGTCGTTTCGTTTCGCGAGCACGCTATCCAATTGCTTGTGACGACTACAATCCTTGAGCGGGGAGTAACGATTCCCAAGAGCGACGTGTATATTTTGGATGCCCATAATCGCTTGTTCGACGCTGCATCGCTTGTTCAAATGGCCGGAAGAGCCGGTCGTTCGGCTGCCGATCCATACGGAGGAGTGTTTTTCGGGGCTCCCGAATGGACATCATCTCAGCGCGGAGCGATCCGGCAAATTAACGAAATGAACGGATTGGCCAAGCGGCGGGGATATTTCACGCCATCGTTAGAGCCGGATCCCGTTCGCTGA
- a CDS encoding flagellar protein produces the protein MNLTYCPRCEKLFDKNFRDVCNSCYQDLEKDYERCVEHLRKNKGLDIQQLSDEMEISIKQITRWIREGRISLVNAPNMSYPCESCGILIRESHLCESCKKRLQRDVKNAGSKGMLQHNPNDDKNRGAYRIGDRLHDRGK, from the coding sequence GTGAATTTAACTTACTGCCCACGGTGCGAAAAATTGTTCGACAAAAATTTCCGCGATGTCTGCAATAGTTGCTATCAAGATTTGGAGAAGGATTACGAGAGATGCGTCGAACATCTGCGCAAGAACAAAGGCTTGGATATCCAGCAGCTATCCGATGAGATGGAAATCAGCATCAAACAGATTACTCGTTGGATCCGCGAAGGCCGGATATCGTTGGTTAATGCTCCCAATATGTCCTACCCGTGCGAATCTTGCGGTATCCTCATTAGGGAAAGCCACTTGTGCGAATCTTGCAAGAAACGGCTGCAACGGGACGTCAAGAATGCGGGCTCTAAAGGGATGCTGCAGCATAATCCGAATGACGATAAGAACAGAGGCGCGTATCGGATCGGAGATCGTCTTCACGATCGCGGTAAATAA